Proteins from a genomic interval of Drosophila takahashii strain IR98-3 E-12201 unplaced genomic scaffold, DtakHiC1v2 scaffold_57, whole genome shotgun sequence:
- the LOC138914607 gene encoding uncharacterized protein, with protein sequence MEAAYFYEVWRGNSKFRLEARISDRGERIVKEQEEKQGNEEHGAESRTAPGGSIRGGRDAYRTRLRLASLRSDRWPTAGERHQRGEPGATEDEDNNEEAEIRRRNAPRGESTFFNKFPKKGGDVRSRKTPHKSRGRRAPSNSENAAESKGIQVHR encoded by the exons ATGGAAGCGGCGTATTTCTACGAGGTGTGGCGcggaaattcaaaattccgTCTGGAGGCGAGGATCAGCGACCGAGGAGAGAGAATCGtcaaggagcaggaggagaaaCAAGGAAACGAGGAACACGGAGCAGAATCAAGGACGGCGCCGGGAGGGTCTATACGCGGGGGTCGAGATGCCTATAGGACACGGCTGAGACTGGCATCGCTGCGATCCGACCGGTGGCCAACGGCAGGAGAAAGGCATCAGCGAGG GGAACCAGGAGCAACGGAGGACGAGGACAACAACGAGGAAGCTGAGATACGTCGACGGAATGCGCCGAGAGGAGAAAGCACCTTCTTCAACAAATTTCCGAAGAAAGGGGGAGATGTGAGGAGTCgtaaaactccccacaaatctcgaggcaggagagcccctagcaacagcgagaatgcggcagaatccaagggcatccaggtccaccggtaa
- the LOC138914608 gene encoding uncharacterized protein DDB_G0280205-like isoform X1, whose translation MNNNKIMKLFLIIVSVIGVVEMGVIPTSHLTKYNETMETTIIQILLPNNDVLNIQLKLYLFKNSSLANINNIDELESKLKTSQEEPTMASYITEERKLKKDEDDEAPQETTTTETTTTETTTTETTTTEASSSSTTTEASSTESSSSTEATEESSSSTPPPANFLIYDEYDDLSSPSKQSFTPLNEEDGNNDNKDIKIPQGNKIINKTKVEYVHLLGSNVVSVNSISNNISSFNLTDDDITQLYHQNIIINLNNSDESNENNDITPEQVELGYYLKQIREKNEEEKSAEEEDEPVQDRDSEPEAKMNPHELELWNYLYRQRVQNQSNKIYSPNL comes from the exons atgaacaataataaaataatgaaactatttttaataatagtttctGTAATAGGAGTAGTGGAAATGGGTGTAATACCCACTTCACATCTAACGAAATACAACGAGACAATGGAAACCacaattattcaaattttactccCTAACAATGATGTTTTGAATATTCAGCTGAAATTGTATCTATTTAAGAACAGTTCACTAGcgaatataaataacattgaTGAGTTAGAGAGTAAACTAAAAACCTCACAAG aagAACCAACAATGGCAAGCTACATAACAGAAGAgaggaaactaaaaaaagatgAAGACGACGAAGCACCACAAG aaacaacaacaacagaaacaacaacaacagaaacaacaacaacagaaacaacaacaacagaagcatcatcatcatcaacaacaacagaagccTCATCAAcagaatcatcatcatcaacagaagcaacagaagaatcatcatcatcaacacccCCTCCAGCTAATTTCCTAATCTATGATGAGTACGATGATTTGTCGTCACCCTCCAAACAATCATTTACGCCACTAAATGAAGAAGATGGTAATAATGATAAT aaggatataaaaattcctcaaggaaataaaataataaacaaaacaaaag TTGAATATGTTCACCTTTTAGGATCTAACGTAGTTTCagtaaattcaatttctaataatatttctagttttaatttaactgatgATGACATCACACAACTTTATCACCAAAATATAATCATTAACTTAAACAATAGCGATGAgagtaatgaaaataatgatattACTCCTGAACAAGTAGAGTTGGGTTATTATCTAAAACAGATAAGGGAAAAAAACGAGGAAGAAAAATCAGctgaagaagaagatgaacCTGTTCAAGACAGGGATTCTGAACCTGAAGCTAAAATGAACCCACATGAATTAGAACTGTGGAATTATCTATATAGGCAACGGGTACAAaaccaatcaaataaaatatactcacccaatttataa
- the LOC138914608 gene encoding protein P54-like isoform X2 has translation MNNNKIMKLFLIIVSVIGVVEMGVIPTSHLTKYNETMETTIIQILLPNNDVLNIQLKLYLFKNSSLANINNIDELESKLKTSQEEPTMASYITEERKLKKDEDDEAPQETTTTETTTTETTTTETTTTEASSSSTTTEASSTESSSSTEATEESSSSTPPPANFLIYDEYDDLSSPSKQSFTPLNEEDGNNDNLNMFTF, from the exons atgaacaataataaaataatgaaactatttttaataatagtttctGTAATAGGAGTAGTGGAAATGGGTGTAATACCCACTTCACATCTAACGAAATACAACGAGACAATGGAAACCacaattattcaaattttactccCTAACAATGATGTTTTGAATATTCAGCTGAAATTGTATCTATTTAAGAACAGTTCACTAGcgaatataaataacattgaTGAGTTAGAGAGTAAACTAAAAACCTCACAAG aagAACCAACAATGGCAAGCTACATAACAGAAGAgaggaaactaaaaaaagatgAAGACGACGAAGCACCACAAG aaacaacaacaacagaaacaacaacaacagaaacaacaacaacagaaacaacaacaacagaagcatcatcatcatcaacaacaacagaagccTCATCAAcagaatcatcatcatcaacagaagcaacagaagaatcatcatcatcaacacccCCTCCAGCTAATTTCCTAATCTATGATGAGTACGATGATTTGTCGTCACCCTCCAAACAATCATTTACGCCACTAAATGAAGAAGATGGTAATAATGATAAT TTGAATATGTTCACCTTTTAG
- the LOC138914606 gene encoding uncharacterized protein — translation MNAMVPLDGRIKMISDGFKGRILHYMFVNEGEELRYPEEFLFEAGEALKSHLFNVLQSYMSGKVNFELFAEYMLVKDDDLKTETKQFQSKMEVVTNHSDLDRIFTNHSDHLKIKMEEFQERDSGWTLLRIIRLEMNFNQFKPLSGSSFIPTPPKLFSKKAIINVQNKNDSYCFKWTLISALTKVASNPSICYTYKVDIRAERFVLTSGINLDFSGLTFPLKIKDIDIFIQKNVTLSINVFGYDEESETIIGPLYQSGVEKPTHINILFLEGNGFGHYTWIKNISKLMTSQRGSHNGREWFCNTCLNFSSTASHALRHKEQTIYKLITISCRRFIPVGVQWNHHARTANHKMNAMVPLDGRIKMISDGFKGRILHYMFVNEGEELRYPEEFLFEAGEALKSHLFNVLQSYMSGKVNFELFAEYMLVKDDDLKTETKQFQSKMEVVTNHSDLDRIFTNHSDHLKIKMEEFQERDSGWTLLRIIRLEMNFNQFKPLSGSSFIPTPPKLFSKKAIINVQNKNDSYCFKWTLISALTKVASNPSICYTYKVDIRAERFVLTSGINLDFSGLTFPLKIKDIDIFIQKNVTLSINVFGYDEESETIIGPLYQSGVEKPTHINILFLEGNGFGHYTWIKNISKLMTSQRGSHNGREWFCNTCLNFSSTASHALRHKELCSGKVATLPSPYKSTLKYTALRHQLKVPFAVYADFECILRRKNIDLR, via the exons ATGAACGCTATGGTACCTTTGGATGGAAGAATCAAAATGATTTCGGATGGATTCAAGGGTCGAATCCTTCATTATATGTTTGTTAATGAAGGAGAGGAATTAAGATACCCGGAAGAGTTCCTCTTCGAAGCAGGAGAGGCTTTAAAATcgcatttatttaatgtgcTTCAAAGCTACATGTCCGGTAAAGTTAATTTTGAGCTTTTTGCGGAATATATGCTCGTGAAAGATGACGATTTAAAAACGGAGACTAAACAATTCCAAAGCAAAATGGAAGTTGTTACAAACCACTCGGATTTAGACCGCATATTCACCAATCACTCAGaccatctgaaaataaaaatggaagagTTTCAGGAAAGGGATAGCGGGTGGACCCTACTCCGCATAATTCGATTGGAAATGaatttcaatcaatttaaacCGCTTTCTGGTTCCTCATTTATCCCAACACCACCCaagcttttttcgaaaaaagcaataattaatgttcaaaataagaatgattcatactgttttaaatGGACTTTGATTTCGGCACTTACAAAGGTAGCAAGTAACCCTAGTATATGCTACACATATAAAGTTGATATAAGGGCCGaaagatttgttttaacatcTGGAATAAATTTGGACTTCAGTGGGTTAACATTCCCGCTCAAAATAAAGGACATAGAcattttcattcaaaaaaaCGTTACATTGAGTATTAACGTTTTTGGATATGATGAGGAAAGTGAAACTATAATTGGACCTCTTTATCAATCTGGAGTTGAAAAGCCGACGCacataaatatacttttcctGGAAGGAAACGGATTCGGTCACTACAcatggataaaaaatatttcaaa ACTAATGACTTCACAAAGAGGATCACATAATGGACGGGAATGGTTTTGCAATACctgcttaaatttttcatcAACTGCAAGTCACGCACTTCGCCACAAGGAGCAAACaatctacaaattaattacaatt TCATGCCGTCGTTTCATCCCGGTGGGAGTTCAATGGAATCACCATGCACGAACCGCGAACCACAAGATGAACGCTATGGTACCTTTGGATGGAAGAATCAAAATGATTTCGGATGGATTCAAGGGTCGAATCCTTCATTATATGTTTGTTAATGAAGGAGAGGAATTAAGATACCCGGAAGAGTTCCTCTTCGAAGCAGGAGAGGCTTTAAAATcgcatttatttaatgtgcTTCAAAGCTACATGTCCGGTAAAGTTAATTTTGAGCTTTTTGCGGAATATATGCTCGTGAAAGATGACGATTTAAAAACGGAGACTAAACAATTCCAAAGCAAAATGGAAGTTGTTACAAACCACTCGGATTTAGACCGCATATTCACCAATCACTCAGaccatctgaaaataaaaatggaagagTTTCAGGAAAGGGATAGCGGGTGGACCCTACTCCGCATAATTCGATTGGAAATGaatttcaatcaatttaaacCGCTTTCTGGTTCCTCATTTATCCCAACACCACCCaagcttttttcgaaaaaagcaataattaatgttcaaaataagaatgattcatactgttttaaatGGACTTTGATTTCGGCACTTACAAAGGTAGCAAGTAACCCTAGTATATGCTACACATATAAAGTTGATATAAGGGCCGaaagatttgttttaacatcTGGAATAAATTTGGACTTCAGTGGGTTAACATTCCCGCTCAAAATAAAGGACATAGAcattttcattcaaaaaaaCGTTACATTGAGTATTAACGTTTTTGGATATGATGAGGAAAGTGAAACTATAATTGGACCTCTTTATCAATCTGGAGTTGAAAAGCCGACGCacataaatatacttttcctGGAAGGAAACGGATTCGGTCACTACAcatggataaaaaatatttcaaa ACTAATGACTTCACAAAGAGGATCACATAATGGACGGGAATGGTTTTGCAATACctgcttaaatttttcatcAACTGCAAGTCACGCACTTCGCCACAAGGAGCTTTGCAGTGGAAAGGTTGCCACTCTCCCAAGCCCATATAAATCGACATTGAAGTATACGGCACTGCGTCATCAACTAAAAGTTCCGTTCGCAGTGTATGCAGATTTCGAGTGTATACTTCGACGTAAAAATATTGAT CTTAGATAA
- the LOC138914608 gene encoding uncharacterized protein isoform X3 has product MNNNKIMKLFLIIVSVIGVVEMGVIPTSHLTKYNETMETTIIQILLPNNDVLNIQLKLYLFKNSSLANINNIDELESKLKTSQEEPTMASYITEERKLKKDEDDEAPQETTTTETTTTETTTTETTTTEASSSSTTTEASSTESSSSTEATEESSSSTPPPANFLIYDEYDDLSSPSKQSFTPLNEEDEGYKNSSRK; this is encoded by the exons atgaacaataataaaataatgaaactatttttaataatagtttctGTAATAGGAGTAGTGGAAATGGGTGTAATACCCACTTCACATCTAACGAAATACAACGAGACAATGGAAACCacaattattcaaattttactccCTAACAATGATGTTTTGAATATTCAGCTGAAATTGTATCTATTTAAGAACAGTTCACTAGcgaatataaataacattgaTGAGTTAGAGAGTAAACTAAAAACCTCACAAG aagAACCAACAATGGCAAGCTACATAACAGAAGAgaggaaactaaaaaaagatgAAGACGACGAAGCACCACAAG aaacaacaacaacagaaacaacaacaacagaaacaacaacaacagaaacaacaacaacagaagcatcatcatcatcaacaacaacagaagccTCATCAAcagaatcatcatcatcaacagaagcaacagaagaatcatcatcatcaacacccCCTCCAGCTAATTTCCTAATCTATGATGAGTACGATGATTTGTCGTCACCCTCCAAACAATCATTTACGCCACTAAATGAAGAAGATG aaggatataaaaattcctcaaggaaataa